In Oscillatoria acuminata PCC 6304, a single window of DNA contains:
- a CDS encoding type II secretory pathway, ATPase PulE/Tfp pilus assembly pathway, ATPase PilB, translating into MQTKTVTHWAAQMDSEQIFQLIDNLLPFEACLYHEVLPLSIKGSRLHLGMVDPEDSAALEYVRRILGYMRCSLVSEKISTEIHRSMLSAYLNYMHTGKKKASAAPHTPGSHVPAPPLPPLPNSSHASSVAVHSRNDLLPPPHSPSANGDRLSLPAPHSASMLPGPAVPVLQVSASHPHSPLEELATLPPKDLLQELLGRILEGGIGRLYFERQSQHGRILWSQDGVVQSVMDGLELSLFGGVMNELKLLAHLPLIPLQKPRQVEIERRYNKEDLLLRLRVMPGTDGERATLQVLRGAALKFYKQQQVEDLSRDALRLALQLQRKVDELRDRASKLPDRGLGKLDALPALNQLIRQVDEQLAQLKALDEHKE; encoded by the coding sequence ATGCAAACCAAAACCGTCACTCACTGGGCAGCACAAATGGATTCCGAGCAAATCTTCCAGCTAATTGACAACCTATTGCCTTTTGAAGCCTGCCTGTATCATGAGGTGTTACCGTTGTCCATTAAAGGGAGCCGTCTCCACCTGGGTATGGTTGATCCCGAAGATTCTGCCGCCTTGGAATATGTCCGCCGTATTCTGGGATACATGAGGTGTTCTCTGGTCTCAGAGAAGATTTCTACTGAGATTCACCGCTCGATGCTCAGTGCCTACTTAAACTATATGCACACGGGGAAGAAAAAGGCATCGGCTGCACCTCATACCCCGGGGAGTCACGTTCCCGCCCCGCCCCTGCCTCCTTTGCCGAATTCCTCCCATGCTTCCTCGGTGGCAGTGCATTCTCGGAACGATTTGCTCCCCCCGCCTCATTCCCCTTCCGCTAACGGCGATCGCCTGAGCTTACCTGCACCTCACTCTGCGTCAATGTTACCAGGGCCCGCAGTGCCGGTGTTGCAAGTGAGTGCCTCCCATCCTCACAGTCCCCTGGAAGAACTCGCAACTTTACCCCCCAAGGACCTTTTACAAGAGTTATTAGGGCGAATTTTAGAAGGGGGTATCGGTCGGCTTTATTTCGAGCGCCAATCGCAACATGGGCGGATTCTCTGGAGTCAGGATGGGGTCGTGCAGTCGGTGATGGATGGTTTGGAACTGTCCCTGTTTGGGGGGGTGATGAATGAACTCAAACTATTGGCACATTTGCCGTTAATTCCCCTGCAAAAACCGAGGCAGGTGGAAATTGAACGGCGCTATAACAAAGAAGATTTATTATTACGCTTGCGGGTGATGCCGGGAACTGATGGGGAACGGGCGACCTTGCAAGTGTTGCGGGGAGCGGCTTTAAAGTTTTACAAGCAGCAGCAGGTGGAGGATTTAAGTCGGGATGCCTTGCGACTAGCGCTACAACTTCAGCGGAAGGTGGATGAATTGCGCGATCGCGCCAGTAAACTTCCTGATCGAGGGTTAGGGAAGTTAGATGCACTGCCGGCGCTTAACCAGTTAATTCGTCAGGTAGATGAACAGTTAGCTCAACTGAAGGCACTGGATGAGCATAAGGAGTAG
- a CDS encoding HetZ-related protein 2, translating to MTLAEQLAQEWRSRLSQDCPDQPASTHESIVQWLLGEDPERFEALTAEKLEIIRSAMDYRYRILLRVLGVPTERAYTNLVRRLSSLVLLRNKIKTWVALSRDRQRTVVDVVQEVIQELCERDRYMQQQIAWIGKSTQTSRVRNALLLATIEEYCLRPVRNQPLLAYRFFNYLRRSQRGGLTQVPEAELIRLVSDEIGSDESDSSISLLDAQAIANAQDATAWEEQQLLRQNVQQEFADYLAKNVDPIAADWLRLYLQGCSQDAIAKGLNLPVKQVYRLREKVSYHAIRVFSLKIEPELVANWLQISLPDHGFGLTSTQWEQFYETLTPEQQQLLDQLKQGQSLEAIAQNQGLKLSQVLGEWTQLYLAAQSLRNNRSEPDD from the coding sequence ATGACGTTGGCAGAACAACTGGCGCAAGAGTGGCGATCGCGCCTATCCCAGGATTGTCCAGACCAGCCAGCCAGCACCCACGAGAGTATCGTGCAATGGCTGTTGGGGGAGGATCCGGAGCGGTTTGAGGCCCTGACGGCAGAAAAGTTAGAAATCATCCGTTCGGCGATGGACTATCGCTATCGGATTTTGCTCAGGGTCCTCGGGGTGCCGACGGAACGAGCTTATACGAATTTAGTCCGCCGGTTGTCTTCGTTGGTGCTGTTGCGGAATAAGATCAAAACCTGGGTGGCGCTGAGTCGCGATCGCCAGCGGACTGTCGTGGATGTGGTCCAGGAAGTCATCCAGGAACTGTGCGAACGCGATCGCTATATGCAGCAGCAAATTGCCTGGATTGGCAAATCCACCCAAACCTCACGGGTCAGAAATGCCCTGTTATTGGCCACCATTGAAGAATATTGCTTGCGTCCGGTTCGGAATCAACCCTTACTCGCCTATCGATTTTTTAACTATCTGCGGAGGTCCCAGCGTGGGGGCTTGACTCAGGTGCCCGAGGCCGAATTAATTCGCCTGGTTTCCGATGAAATTGGATCCGACGAGTCGGATAGTTCAATTAGTTTGTTGGATGCTCAGGCGATCGCCAACGCGCAAGATGCGACTGCCTGGGAAGAACAACAACTGTTACGACAAAACGTCCAGCAGGAGTTTGCCGACTATTTGGCGAAAAATGTGGACCCCATTGCGGCAGATTGGTTGCGATTATATCTTCAAGGTTGCTCCCAAGATGCGATCGCCAAGGGTCTCAATTTACCCGTTAAGCAAGTCTATCGCTTGCGGGAAAAAGTCAGCTACCATGCCATTCGAGTCTTTTCCCTGAAAATCGAACCCGAGTTAGTCGCCAACTGGCTGCAAATTAGCTTACCCGACCACGGATTCGGTCTAACCTCGACGCAGTGGGAACAATTTTATGAAACTCTGACCCCAGAGCAGCAACAACTTCTCGACCAACTCAAACAGGGGCAATCCCTAGAGGCGATCGCCCAAAACCAAGGACTAAAACTTTCTCAAGTGTTAGGAGAATGGACCCAACTTTATTTAGCGGCTCAATCCCTCCGAAATAACCGTTCAGAACCTGATGACTGA
- a CDS encoding calcium-binding protein codes for MNPEETMLEENPVVVIIDPTIDVDSGDLDDEFDDNIFMTTAVTDVESDDLDADSGDLDDNADDLDGEVTTTAEGEDNVDDLDADSGDLDDDADDLDADSGDLDDDADDLDGEVTTTAEGEDNVDDIIGDDNADDLDADSGDLDDDADDLDGEVTTTAEGEDNVDDLEMDSGDLDDDADDLEMDSGDLDMDDMDDDAGVDPQIKELVTAFCDEAEYLAENPDVVEAVQQGLFKSGLQHAYIFGYKESRNVIAGFDARFYEESNSDVKEAIAKGDFQSALQHFLLYGIKENRSPNLAYNEQEYLENNPDVSDAVQQGQFSNGLAHWLQHGRFEIRVFSSIFNAPFYLQQNEDVAEALNFGRIRSAFAHFLNHGIFEGRIPSTSFNLETYLQQYPEVSEGIEGGQFPNAVFHFFQVGFFRGFMPNPPMPEAEMPDDDEDLETDDTETAEDSTDGSPIVFNPPVGNGSSPVPPDLDADSDDLDADSGDLDADSDDLDADSDDLDADSDDLDADSGDLDADSGDLDADSGDLDADDDLDGDDGDDDLDGDDGGDDVDGDDDVDGDNDSGIQIRNIDEIDRTASNVVVSDSEEGVLLQATGVVDILIGGDGNDTITGNDLPDLIFGVAGNNLIEGGSGNDSLIGGQGSDSIAGGDGDDLIIGDLQVFDELKSESGFIFINELNDDDADDVNDDDADDVNDNMLMGGEGNDTLIGGRGNDLLTGDSGDDFLFGVAGDNTLEGGEGNDTLIGGTGNDLLIGGSGNNLLNGGSGDDTLIGGSGDDTLIGGSGADVFVIDGSTLGNDGEAGDDENGTQQDLILDFNGEEGDVIQIDGAAFGITNISDLFVENGSDGFGIASTNLESGEVLSTITFSANYSLEVLSQVELTEDNFLLM; via the coding sequence ATGAATCCTGAAGAAACTATGCTAGAAGAAAACCCAGTAGTTGTAATTATCGATCCGACTATTGATGTCGATTCCGGTGACTTGGATGATGAATTTGATGACAACATCTTCATGACGACTGCTGTAACAGACGTCGAATCTGATGACTTAGATGCCGATTCCGGTGACTTGGATGATAATGCCGATGACTTGGACGGTGAAGTCACGACGACTGCCGAAGGTGAGGATAATGTCGATGACTTAGATGCCGATTCCGGTGACTTGGATGATGATGCCGATGACTTAGATGCTGATTCCGGTGACTTGGATGATGATGCCGATGACTTAGACGGTGAAGTCACGACGACTGCCGAAGGTGAGGATAATGTCGATGACATCATTGGCGATGATAATGCCGATGACTTAGATGCCGATTCCGGTGACTTGGATGATGATGCCGATGACTTAGACGGTGAAGTCACGACGACTGCCGAAGGTGAGGATAATGTCGATGACTTAGAGATGGATTCCGGTGACTTGGATGATGATGCCGATGACTTAGAGATGGATTCCGGTGACTTGGATATGGATGACATGGATGACGATGCAGGCGTCGATCCTCAAATCAAAGAACTGGTTACCGCCTTTTGTGATGAAGCTGAGTATTTGGCCGAGAATCCGGATGTTGTTGAGGCCGTCCAACAAGGGTTATTTAAGAGTGGATTACAACACGCTTATATCTTTGGATATAAAGAGAGTCGGAACGTCATCGCGGGATTCGATGCTCGATTCTATGAAGAAAGTAATTCCGATGTGAAAGAGGCGATCGCCAAAGGTGATTTCCAAAGCGCACTACAACACTTCTTACTGTATGGCATCAAAGAAAATCGCTCTCCCAACCTCGCCTACAACGAACAAGAATATCTGGAAAATAATCCAGACGTCAGCGACGCTGTGCAACAGGGTCAATTTAGCAACGGACTCGCTCATTGGCTTCAACATGGCCGCTTTGAAATCCGTGTTTTCAGCAGCATTTTCAACGCCCCATTTTACTTGCAACAAAATGAAGATGTTGCCGAAGCCTTAAACTTTGGCAGGATTCGTAGCGCCTTCGCGCACTTCTTAAATCACGGCATTTTTGAAGGACGCATTCCCAGCACCTCCTTCAATCTCGAAACCTACTTACAACAATATCCAGAAGTCTCCGAAGGAATCGAAGGGGGTCAATTCCCCAATGCCGTTTTCCACTTCTTCCAGGTAGGATTCTTCCGTGGATTCATGCCGAATCCACCGATGCCAGAAGCAGAAATGCCAGATGATGATGAGGATCTAGAAACGGACGACACCGAAACCGCTGAAGATAGCACCGACGGTTCCCCCATCGTCTTCAATCCTCCGGTTGGCAACGGTTCATCCCCCGTACCCCCCGACTTGGATGCGGATTCCGATGACTTGGATGCCGATTCCGGTGACTTAGATGCGGATTCCGATGACTTGGATGCGGATTCCGATGACTTGGATGCGGATTCCGATGACTTGGATGCGGATTCCGGTGACTTGGATGCGGATTCCGGTGACTTGGATGCGGATTCCGGTGACTTGGATGCCGATGATGATTTAGATGGCGATGATGGCGATGATGATTTAGATGGCGATGATGGCGGTGATGATGTAGATGGCGATGATGATGTAGATGGCGATAATGATTCGGGAATCCAAATCCGTAACATAGACGAGATTGACCGTACTGCCAGCAATGTAGTGGTCTCCGACAGTGAAGAGGGAGTGCTCCTACAAGCGACTGGAGTCGTTGACATTCTCATCGGTGGTGATGGCAACGATACCATCACCGGAAACGACCTCCCCGACCTCATCTTTGGAGTTGCTGGTAATAACCTGATTGAAGGCGGCAGCGGCAACGATTCTCTGATTGGGGGTCAAGGAAGTGACTCGATCGCCGGTGGGGATGGTGACGACTTGATCATTGGTGATCTCCAAGTCTTTGATGAATTAAAAAGCGAGAGTGGCTTTATTTTCATCAATGAGCTCAACGACGATGATGCCGATGATGTCAACGATGATGATGCCGATGACGTCAACGATAATATGCTCATGGGTGGAGAAGGCAACGATACCCTGATTGGGGGTCGCGGTAACGATCTGTTAACAGGAGACAGTGGCGATGACTTCCTGTTTGGCGTTGCAGGCGACAACACCCTAGAGGGTGGAGAAGGTAACGATACCCTGATTGGGGGGACCGGCAATGATCTGCTCATCGGTGGCAGTGGTAATAATTTATTGAATGGTGGATCCGGTGACGATACCCTCATTGGTGGATCCGGTGATGATACCCTCATTGGTGGATCCGGTGCAGATGTCTTCGTCATCGATGGCAGTACCCTCGGTAACGATGGGGAAGCGGGTGATGATGAGAATGGCACCCAGCAAGATCTAATTTTGGACTTCAATGGCGAAGAAGGAGACGTTATCCAAATTGACGGCGCTGCTTTTGGGATTACGAATATCTCCGACTTGTTTGTCGAAAATGGTTCGGACGGGTTCGGCATCGCCAGCACTAACCTGGAAAGCGGAGAAGTCCTTTCCACGATTACCTTTAGTGCAAACTACTCTCTAGAGGTCTTATCTCAGGTAGAACTCACGGAAGATAACTTCCTGCTGATGTAA
- a CDS encoding HpcH/HpaI aldolase family protein, whose product MRENQLKRKLQRGETVLGPFINCPYPALIEICGHAGFDFAVIDLEHGPLHILAAEDLCRAADSVGLAPIVRVSKNDPSQIQRALDIGSAGVQVPQIETQADAATVIQSAKYHPVGTRGLSFGTRAGAYTSAGTNITDRLNAESLIIVHVEGQTGIENLAEIVTVPHVDVIFLGPYDLSQSLGIPGQVEDPRVVKLMTRAVTTIRDAGKAVGTFTTTPESAKQWIEVGVQYIGLGMDVSIFFKACQSLVKAVRG is encoded by the coding sequence ATGCGCGAAAATCAACTCAAACGCAAACTCCAACGAGGAGAAACCGTTCTCGGTCCTTTTATCAACTGTCCCTATCCTGCCTTGATCGAAATTTGTGGTCATGCCGGATTTGACTTTGCTGTAATTGACCTAGAACATGGCCCTTTACATATCCTCGCTGCGGAAGACCTCTGTCGCGCTGCGGATTCCGTGGGACTGGCCCCCATCGTCCGGGTTTCTAAAAACGATCCCTCTCAAATTCAGCGAGCCCTTGATATTGGCAGTGCCGGGGTCCAGGTCCCTCAAATCGAAACTCAAGCGGATGCTGCCACAGTCATTCAGAGTGCCAAATATCACCCCGTCGGGACCCGAGGTCTCTCTTTCGGCACCCGCGCTGGTGCTTACACATCTGCTGGGACAAATATCACCGATCGCCTGAATGCCGAATCCCTAATAATTGTTCATGTCGAAGGTCAAACTGGCATCGAAAACTTAGCCGAAATTGTCACCGTTCCCCATGTTGACGTAATTTTTCTCGGTCCTTATGACCTCTCCCAATCCCTCGGCATCCCCGGCCAAGTGGAGGACCCCCGAGTTGTGAAATTGATGACACGTGCTGTCACAACCATTCGAGATGCAGGCAAGGCAGTCGGAACCTTTACCACCACCCCGGAAAGCGCGAAACAGTGGATCGAGGTCGGCGTGCAGTATATTGGGTTAGGCATGGATGTTAGCATATTCTTCAAAGCCTGTCAGTCATTGGTCAAAGCCGTCCGAGGTTAA